Proteins encoded by one window of Kribbella italica:
- a CDS encoding SDR family NAD(P)-dependent oxidoreductase, which yields MNLELTGKRVLVTGGSKGIGLAIVRAFVAEGASVTTVSRTSTPELEATGATFVAADLAEPDGPRRAVETVLAADPRLDVLVNNAGGGIMSDGSFTDPLDGSDDDWIGTFALNLNAAVRTTRAALPALLKARGAVVSISSDSALRPGAAPLPYATAKAALNAFSRGLAEKVGAQGVRVNVVTPSGTRTAIMEGKDGFVAQLAAHLDMDHAALVAAMPGQGGMLTGALIEPDEIARVVLLLASPTMPSAIGANWLVDAGAMKTV from the coding sequence ATGAATCTTGAACTGACAGGTAAGCGTGTTCTCGTCACCGGGGGGAGCAAGGGCATCGGCCTCGCGATCGTCCGGGCCTTCGTGGCTGAGGGTGCCTCGGTCACGACCGTGTCCCGGACCAGCACTCCCGAGCTCGAGGCCACCGGCGCCACGTTCGTGGCCGCCGACCTCGCCGAGCCGGACGGCCCGCGGCGCGCGGTCGAGACCGTGCTCGCTGCTGACCCCCGCCTGGATGTGCTGGTCAACAACGCCGGCGGCGGCATCATGAGCGACGGGTCGTTCACCGATCCGCTCGACGGAAGCGACGACGACTGGATCGGCACGTTCGCCCTGAACCTCAACGCCGCCGTGCGCACCACCCGGGCCGCGCTGCCCGCTCTGCTCAAAGCGCGGGGAGCCGTCGTCAGCATCAGCTCCGACAGCGCCTTGCGCCCCGGGGCGGCGCCGCTGCCCTACGCCACCGCCAAGGCCGCCCTCAACGCGTTCTCCCGCGGGCTGGCCGAGAAAGTGGGTGCGCAGGGTGTCCGGGTCAACGTGGTCACCCCGAGCGGCACGCGCACCGCCATCATGGAGGGCAAGGACGGCTTCGTCGCGCAGCTGGCCGCGCACCTGGACATGGACCACGCGGCACTGGTGGCCGCCATGCCCGGCCAGGGCGGCATGCTGACCGGCGCCCTGATCGAGCCGGACGAGATCGCCCGCGTGGTGCTGCTGCTGGCGTCCCCGACCATGCCCAGCGCGATCGGCGCGAACTGGCTCGTGGACGCCGGCGCCATGAAAACGGTTTAG